Proteins encoded by one window of Bdellovibrionales bacterium:
- a CDS encoding DUF805 domain-containing protein, which produces MHWYLKAFSDYANFAGRSSRREFWMFSILNPIFYIAIAMVCVFLGLSTKIATIYLMVSLIPSFAVSVRRMHDTNRSGWYLLIPFYTIVLFCLPGDTTENAYGPNPKGTTSI; this is translated from the coding sequence ATGCATTGGTACCTTAAAGCATTTTCCGACTATGCGAACTTCGCCGGCCGTTCCAGTCGTAGGGAATTCTGGATGTTTTCTATTTTGAATCCTATTTTTTATATAGCAATCGCAATGGTTTGCGTATTTCTAGGGCTCTCTACGAAAATTGCCACCATTTATCTAATGGTATCTTTAATTCCTAGCTTTGCCGTTTCTGTGCGAAGAATGCACGACACTAATCGTAGTGGTTGGTACTTGCTGATTCCATTCTACACTATTGTCCTCTTTTGTCTTCCTGGGGATACGACAGAGAATGCCTATGGCCCGAACCCCAAGGGAACTACCTCCATCTAA